DNA from Spirochaetota bacterium:
GAAAATCGACGAGATCCAGCGACCTTTTTTCTTCCGCGGCGCGAAGGAACTCTTCAATGGCTTTCTGGTATTCGCCCGCACGCTTGAGGGCCAGGCCATAGCTGTAGTGCGCCCAGCCGCCCTGTATATCGGCGCGCCTCTTTTCCGCCGGGGGCGCCTGTACGGACGAACAGGCCGCCATCCCGAGGATGACGGCCATCAGCAGGTACACAGCTATGGTTTTCACGGTCGGCATAATGTGGTATAAAGTACTATCGGCCCCCCCGTGTGTCAAATTATATTGCTCCCTTGTCTCGTGTAACATTTTCACGGTCAATTCCCGAATAAGGTAGAAAATATAGCGCCGATTCGCCCGGTCGTATATATTTTTCTTGAACGGAATGAGCCGAATGCTAGCCTGTGTTCTCCGCGGTGATTCCGATTCGTGGTGAGACGTTTCTGGAGGTAAAATATGTTCGGCGTTGACCCTCTCTACTGGATGCTCATGGCCCCGGTTTTTGCATTCTCGCTCTGGGCGTCATTCAAGGTAAAAAGCTCGTTTAAGAAATTCTCCCAGGTAGGATCGCGGTCCGGGATGACGGGAGCCCAGGTCGCGGAGCTCATCCTCCAGCGCAACGGGCTCGGTCATGTTCCCGTGCTGGAAACGACCGGGTTTCTCTCGGACCACTACGATCCCATGAAAAAGGTGATCAAGCTTTCGCCCGAGGTGTTCGGAAGCAACTCACTCGCCTCGATAGGCGTGGCGGCGCATGAAACGGGTCACGCGATCCAGCATGCAAAGGGCTACAAGGCGCTCATGCTGCGCAATACCCTGGCGCCCACCGCCTCAATCGGGTCTAATTTCGCATGGATAATAATCTTCGTCGGCTTCATGCTCGGAACCCTCGGGCTCGTGAAGATCGGAATCCTGCTTTTCAGCGTCGTCGTGGTGTTCCAGCTCATAACGCTTCCCGTCGAGTTCAACGCCTCTTCGCGCGCCAAGGAAATGCTCGCTTCCTACGGCATACTCGGCGCGAGCGAGATGGCCGGCGTTTCAAAGGTGCTGTCGGCAGCGGCGATGACCTACGTGGCGGCGGCTGCCTCGGCGATCGTGACGCTGCTCTATTTCCTGATTCGCTCCGGTATTCTGGGCGGGCGCGACGACTAGCACGGATTATGGACCGATATCAACGGGAAGCGCCGGGAAGCCCCCCGGCGTTTTTCATGTGCTTTTCGCGGATTCCGCGCTCATCCGGCAGCGGTACCCGACATTCCGCACGGTTTCAATTATCGTGTTGAATTCATCGCCCAGCTTGCTCCTGAGCCGCCTGATATGCACGTCCACGGTGCGCGTGCCGCCGATATACTCCACGCCCCACAATCTTCCCAATAGATCCTTCCTGGAAAAGACGACGCCGGGATTTTGAATGAGGAGCCTGAGCACCTCGAACTCCTTGTAGGTGAAATGAAGCTTTTCGTTGTTCAGGTACACCGAGTATTCGGCGAGGTTGATCCTCAAATTCCCGATAGAAATATGATTTTCATCGAGCTGCAGCTTTTTTTCCCAGAGCAGTTGCTTAAGCCGCGCGTTGAGCTCGCCCTTGCGGAAGGGATACAGGACGAAGTCGTCGAAAAACCAGTCCAGGTTTACAACCTCCAGGTGGCTGACCCGCAGAACCAGCATGACGGGCATATCGAGGACCTTCTTCCTGATCTTCGAAAGGTAGAACTGGAAGAGATCGACCGACTCGAATATGTCGACATCGATGGCCAGAAGCGAAAGTTCCTCACCCCTGACCGCATCAACCGACCGATATACGCGAAGCTCCATGTCACCGATTCCGCCGCCGAAATCGTCAACGAGCTCACCGTGCGCCGAAAGCAGGCCTATCGTTCTGATCACGCTCAGTTTTCTCCCTTTTCGCTTAGTTCACGAAATATGTTCGTATAGCGCGCCGCCACGGCGTCGGCGTAGAAATCGTGTACCTTTTTCATGTTGTTCCGGGAACATTTCGCGTAGAGCCTGCGGTCCCGGTAGAACCGCTTCACCGAATGGGCGCACGCGGAGGCGTCCCCGACGTCTATCAGCAGGGCATTTTCCTCGTTGGCGAGAAAATCCACCTGCCCCCCGTAATTGGAACACACGATAGGTATTCCGAAATGCATCGATTCCATGAACACGATACCGAATCCCTCGTGAAGGGAGGTGGACACGAACAGGTCCGCCACGGAAAGGTACCTGTATTTTTCTTCCTCGGTCACGTACCCGAGAAAGATGACCCGTTCCCTGAGTCCCATCTGGTCGGCGAGCGACGCGAGAAACTCACGCTCGGGACCGTCCCCCATGATATACAGCGTGATATTCTGATCCGGCAATTTGGCCAGGGCATTGATCATCGTGTCGATGGCCTTTCTCTTGATGAGCCTCCCTATCGTGATCAGGACGAACTCGTTTCTTGATATTCCCAGGTCCGTACGGGCGGCCTTTCTTACCTTCGGGGCATGAAAGGCGAGCGGGATCACCGATACCTCATTGTCGGGGTGATAATACGTTATCGCGTTATCGCGCGTATTGCTCGACTGCGCGATCACCCTGTCCGCCCGGTTTAGAATGAAGCGGACTGCCCTTTTGAAGAACCAGTGCTGGTGGGGAGATATTCTCTTGCTCGGGTCGTAGATATCGCCCCCGTGGAGGGACAGGACGTTCGGTATCCTGAAAAAGCGCGAGAGTACGTGCCCCAGGGGGCCCGAGGGCACCGCAAAATGCGTATTTATCACATCGAAACGGTGCTTTCGGCAGAGCGCGACCCCCTTGAAAAAGCCGAATACCAGGTACGAGAGCATCGATACAAAGGTCGCGACATCGCGCGATGTGCGGAATAGTATCCTTGCCCTGTGAACATGTATCCCGGCGACCTCCTCGTAGAACGGCAACCCCTTGAACCACGAAGTCAGCACGTGCACCTCGGCTTCCTTTTTCCACTCGATGGCGAGGTCGTATGTCGCCACCCCCCCCCCGCCGCCCAGGGGGGGGAACTCGTAATTGACTATGAGTATCT
Protein-coding regions in this window:
- a CDS encoding zinc metallopeptidase yields the protein MFGVDPLYWMLMAPVFAFSLWASFKVKSSFKKFSQVGSRSGMTGAQVAELILQRNGLGHVPVLETTGFLSDHYDPMKKVIKLSPEVFGSNSLASIGVAAHETGHAIQHAKGYKALMLRNTLAPTASIGSNFAWIIIFVGFMLGTLGLVKIGILLFSVVVVFQLITLPVEFNASSRAKEMLASYGILGASEMAGVSKVLSAAAMTYVAAAASAIVTLLYFLIRSGILGGRDD
- a CDS encoding response regulator transcription factor, with translation MIRTIGLLSAHGELVDDFGGGIGDMELRVYRSVDAVRGEELSLLAIDVDIFESVDLFQFYLSKIRKKVLDMPVMLVLRVSHLEVVNLDWFFDDFVLYPFRKGELNARLKQLLWEKKLQLDENHISIGNLRINLAEYSVYLNNEKLHFTYKEFEVLRLLIQNPGVVFSRKDLLGRLWGVEYIGGTRTVDVHIRRLRSKLGDEFNTIIETVRNVGYRCRMSAESAKST
- a CDS encoding glycosyltransferase family 1 protein, with translation MAPFVIFAGSELKTVAKSGIHACMLAIQRAATGSSFILSGLDKGMKKSVWTGSGRLKKLKILIVNYEFPPLGGGGGVATYDLAIEWKKEAEVHVLTSWFKGLPFYEEVAGIHVHRARILFRTSRDVATFVSMLSYLVFGFFKGVALCRKHRFDVINTHFAVPSGPLGHVLSRFFRIPNVLSLHGGDIYDPSKRISPHQHWFFKRAVRFILNRADRVIAQSSNTRDNAITYYHPDNEVSVIPLAFHAPKVRKAARTDLGISRNEFVLITIGRLIKRKAIDTMINALAKLPDQNITLYIMGDGPEREFLASLADQMGLRERVIFLGYVTEEEKYRYLSVADLFVSTSLHEGFGIVFMESMHFGIPIVCSNYGGQVDFLANEENALLIDVGDASACAHSVKRFYRDRRLYAKCSRNNMKKVHDFYADAVAARYTNIFRELSEKGEN